The Nomascus leucogenys isolate Asia chromosome 16, Asia_NLE_v1, whole genome shotgun sequence genome includes a region encoding these proteins:
- the LOC105740162 gene encoding uncharacterized protein LOC105740162, whose protein sequence is MRLGGFGGPSPSATPATRPGADRQRRGRDPKAPAEEAAGSPAARGSDSHLPQPGGASTRTAFVSTGAVAPGRRPVGNTCRGGRRRGPPVHTPARGPSSGRPELWTLRPRPTVPGPAARPLCQMGEGDTGGGDTYPAAPPPSPAAAAEPATPGTIFRRRLVLGGGYQPPIRHR, encoded by the coding sequence ATGCGTCTCGGGGGGTTCGGAGGTCCCTCGCCCTCGGCCACTCCCGCAACTAGGCCGGGTGCTGACCGGCAGCGCAGAGGGAGGGATCCCAAGGCTCCGGCCGAGGAAGCCGCAGGCAGCCCCGCAGCGAGAGGATCCGACTCACACCTCCCGCAGCCTGGTGGAGCATCGACTCGAACCGCTTTTGTCTCCACAGGGGCTGTCGCGCCGGGAAGGCGGCCAGTGGGCAACACCTGCCGGGGCGGGAGGCGCCGGGGCCCTCCGGTGCACACACCTGCGCGTGGGCCGAGCTCAGGCCGGCCGGAACTCTGGACCCTGCGACCCCGGCCCACCGTGCCAGGGCCCGCCGCGCGACCGCTGTGCCAGATGGGGGAAGGGGACACGGGCGGCGGCGACACTTACCCGGCAGCGCCTCCTCCTTCGCCGGCGGCAGCAGCAGAGCCAGCGACCCCTGGCACCATCTTCCGCCGCCGCCTAGTCCTCGGCGGCGGCTACCAACCGCCCATTCGGCACCGCTAA